A DNA window from Desulfurobacterium atlanticum contains the following coding sequences:
- a CDS encoding class I SAM-dependent methyltransferase yields MEVVVTTEKSPAKDIIEDARQLAKKFNAEYVYRRHSTIESIKKRYKKNVLVVSRDGLILHTLTGSKLFFHPGLVKIRLLNYIQTGKEAMVEAMNLKKGDRVLDCNLGLAQDAVICAFVTGEKVVGVEKNPVIAEIVSRGLKSFKPKGKLKVAEDAFRRIEVNVGDNSEFLKSLPDNAFDIVYFSPMFIKPKWKCDVMQPFREVAVKDFIAPETLKEAERVARKRVVIKVNKGVKEMFPFLESYTLQKSATNVEYLYKDV; encoded by the coding sequence TTGGAAGTTGTTGTTACTACCGAAAAATCACCTGCAAAGGATATTATAGAAGATGCAAGACAGCTTGCAAAAAAGTTTAATGCAGAGTATGTGTATAGAAGGCACAGCACTATAGAATCTATAAAAAAGAGATACAAAAAAAATGTTCTTGTTGTTTCCCGTGATGGATTGATTTTACACACTCTTACAGGCAGTAAGCTGTTTTTTCATCCCGGTCTTGTGAAGATAAGACTTTTGAACTACATACAAACAGGTAAAGAAGCGATGGTTGAAGCGATGAACCTTAAGAAGGGAGATAGGGTTCTTGACTGTAATCTGGGTCTTGCTCAGGATGCTGTTATCTGTGCCTTTGTAACAGGGGAAAAGGTTGTTGGAGTTGAAAAGAATCCTGTAATTGCAGAGATAGTTTCAAGGGGATTAAAAAGCTTTAAACCTAAAGGGAAGTTGAAGGTTGCGGAGGATGCTTTTAGAAGGATAGAGGTTAATGTGGGAGATAACAGTGAATTTCTGAAAAGTCTTCCGGATAACGCTTTTGATATTGTTTATTTTTCCCCGATGTTTATAAAACCTAAATGGAAATGTGATGTTATGCAGCCGTTTAGAGAGGTGGCAGTAAAGGATTTTATTGCTCCAGAAACCTTAAAAGAAGCTGAAAGGGTTGCCAGGAAGCGGGTGGTTATAAAGGTAAATAAGGGAGTAAAGGAGATGTTCCCTTTTCTTGAAAGCTATACACTTCAGAAAAGTGCTACAAATGTTGAGTATCTCTATAAAGATGTTTAA
- the metG gene encoding methionine--tRNA ligase, whose translation MKEKFYVTTPIYYVNDVPHLGHAYTTTAADIIARFERFMGKDVFFLTGTDEHGLKIQKAAEKKGMSPKEFVDSLVPRFKELWEKLNISYDRFIRTTDPDHIKAVQHIFMKCYENGDIYLGEYEGWYCVPCETYYTEKDLLEGKLCPMCKRPVEKVKEESYFFRLSKYEDKLLKLYEENPEFIKPDFRKNEVVNFVKQGLKDLSISRTSFTWGIPVPLNENHVIYVWFDALTNYLTAIGYPDDTEKVSRYWPADLHLVGKDILRFHAIYWPAFLMSAGLDVPKEVFAHGWWTVEGEKMSKSKGNVINPYELVEKFGIDQVRFFMFREVTFGLDGDFSHSKLVARINGELANDLGNLFNRTLSMVKKYRNSTVPEPSGNITEIDRELEEKAVKTFEKIEKLIPKGELTKALEEIWQFINFVNLYIDRTAPWSLNKEDKEELNRVLYNMVEALRFITAFVSPFMPAAGKKMKEMLNLDEEEFKVESFKKWGGLKAGKTLNKPEILFPRIEYVDGEVKIAKTKKG comes from the coding sequence ATGAAAGAGAAATTTTACGTAACAACACCTATATACTACGTTAACGATGTTCCCCATTTAGGGCACGCTTACACAACAACAGCCGCAGACATAATCGCCAGGTTTGAAAGATTTATGGGAAAAGATGTTTTCTTTTTAACAGGAACAGACGAGCACGGACTTAAAATTCAGAAAGCCGCAGAAAAGAAAGGAATGTCTCCAAAAGAGTTTGTTGACTCTCTCGTCCCACGGTTTAAAGAACTCTGGGAAAAACTAAACATATCTTACGACAGATTTATAAGAACAACAGATCCAGATCACATCAAAGCAGTCCAACACATCTTTATGAAATGCTACGAGAACGGAGATATCTATCTTGGAGAGTATGAAGGATGGTACTGCGTCCCCTGTGAAACCTACTACACAGAGAAAGACCTTCTTGAAGGTAAACTGTGTCCAATGTGTAAAAGGCCTGTAGAAAAGGTCAAAGAGGAATCTTACTTCTTCCGCCTTTCAAAATATGAAGATAAACTTTTAAAACTGTATGAAGAAAATCCTGAATTTATAAAACCGGATTTCAGGAAAAATGAAGTTGTAAACTTTGTAAAACAGGGGTTAAAAGATCTATCCATAAGCAGAACAAGCTTTACATGGGGAATCCCTGTGCCGTTAAACGAAAACCATGTAATCTACGTATGGTTTGACGCACTGACAAACTATCTTACAGCTATCGGTTATCCCGATGATACGGAAAAAGTTAGCCGCTACTGGCCTGCAGACCTTCACCTTGTGGGAAAGGATATTCTCCGTTTCCATGCCATCTACTGGCCTGCCTTCTTAATGTCAGCAGGACTTGATGTTCCAAAGGAAGTCTTTGCTCACGGATGGTGGACTGTTGAAGGTGAAAAGATGAGTAAATCAAAAGGAAATGTTATCAACCCTTACGAGCTTGTTGAAAAGTTCGGAATTGATCAGGTAAGATTTTTCATGTTCAGAGAAGTTACATTCGGACTTGACGGTGATTTCTCCCACTCAAAGCTTGTGGCACGGATAAACGGAGAGCTTGCAAACGACCTTGGAAACCTGTTTAATAGAACTCTTTCCATGGTGAAAAAATACAGAAACAGCACCGTTCCAGAACCGTCCGGAAATATAACAGAGATCGATAGAGAACTTGAAGAAAAGGCTGTTAAAACCTTTGAAAAGATAGAAAAATTAATTCCAAAAGGTGAACTTACAAAAGCCCTTGAAGAGATATGGCAGTTTATTAACTTTGTTAACCTTTACATTGACAGAACCGCTCCGTGGAGCCTTAACAAAGAAGATAAAGAAGAGCTAAACAGGGTTCTTTACAACATGGTTGAAGCCTTAAGATTCATAACCGCATTTGTCTCCCCATTTATGCCTGCTGCCGGTAAGAAGATGAAAGAGATGCTAAACCTTGATGAAGAAGAGTTTAAAGTAGAAAGTTTCAAAAAGTGGGGTGGTCTAAAAGCGGGAAAAACTTTAAACAAACCGGAAATTCTATTCCCCCGTATAGAGTATGTTGACGGGGAAGTTAAAATAGCAAAAACAAAGAAGGGGTAA
- a CDS encoding CDP-alcohol phosphatidyltransferase family protein: protein MNITSKRDTLKKLYSPFGSVFAKANIHPNVITFSALVVGTIAAFMYYKGHPVIGAFLLFTSGVLDLCDGYVAVNNRKATKFGAVFDWIADKWVDGFVLGSVALRYAGDWIALFVVVVSMLHTFIKPVVYSEIGYEIRETGKIKDPLENTGFFGRPETFVTLFAASLIYPFNNQILRYAIEFIGVMSFLSLMQRIFYLYKNYGREYEE, encoded by the coding sequence ATGAATATAACGAGCAAAAGGGATACTTTGAAAAAACTTTACTCTCCTTTCGGTTCTGTATTTGCAAAGGCAAATATTCATCCTAACGTTATTACTTTTTCCGCCCTTGTGGTCGGGACAATTGCAGCATTTATGTATTACAAAGGGCATCCTGTTATAGGTGCTTTTTTGCTTTTTACTTCAGGCGTTCTTGATTTGTGTGATGGTTATGTTGCTGTAAATAACAGAAAAGCTACGAAATTTGGAGCTGTATTTGACTGGATTGCTGATAAGTGGGTTGATGGATTTGTTCTGGGTAGTGTTGCTTTAAGGTATGCTGGTGACTGGATAGCACTTTTTGTGGTCGTTGTTTCTATGCTTCATACATTTATTAAGCCTGTTGTTTATTCAGAGATAGGTTATGAGATAAGGGAAACAGGAAAAATAAAAGATCCTCTTGAAAACACGGGATTTTTTGGAAGACCTGAAACTTTTGTTACCCTTTTTGCAGCTTCTCTAATCTATCCGTTTAACAATCAGATTTTAAGATATGCAATTGAGTTCATAGGTGTTATGAGTTTTCTTTCTCTTATGCAGAGGATATTCTATCTTTACAAAAATTACGGCAGAGAGTATGAGGAGTAG
- a CDS encoding Ppx/GppA phosphatase family protein encodes MRIATIDIGTNSTRMLIADVENGQVKPLFKTGKVTRLGQGVKKNGYLLKESIERTIKVLEEFKKIIERYEAEKVIAVTTEAARLAKNADEFLNRVKELGIELKILSDREEAELVYIANVFHFKPSVSAMTVDLGGGSTEIAYGEGERLLYYESLKFGVVVLLENFIHSDPPTEEEFTNLEGFIKNNLENFKKRAGIKEPFVVYGVGGTITSVVAMEERMTVYDTDKVHGYTVTYSLIKKWYKKVVSMKTEERKNIVGLEAGRADVIVPGLAFFKVFCEVFDVDKITVSELGLLYGLALKEARRCQKG; translated from the coding sequence TTGAGAATAGCAACAATAGATATAGGAACCAATTCAACCCGTATGCTTATTGCCGATGTTGAAAACGGGCAGGTAAAACCTCTGTTTAAAACAGGTAAAGTAACGCGACTTGGTCAGGGGGTGAAGAAAAACGGGTATCTTTTAAAAGAGAGTATAGAAAGAACGATAAAGGTTCTGGAAGAGTTTAAGAAGATAATTGAAAGGTATGAAGCTGAAAAGGTGATTGCGGTAACAACAGAGGCTGCAAGATTGGCAAAAAATGCTGATGAGTTTTTGAATAGGGTTAAAGAGCTCGGTATAGAGTTAAAAATTCTTTCTGACAGGGAAGAAGCAGAGCTTGTTTATATTGCCAATGTTTTCCACTTTAAACCTTCTGTAAGTGCGATGACTGTTGACCTTGGTGGAGGCAGCACGGAAATAGCTTACGGAGAAGGGGAAAGATTACTTTACTATGAAAGCTTGAAATTTGGTGTTGTTGTTCTTCTTGAGAATTTCATCCATTCAGACCCGCCGACAGAAGAAGAATTTACTAATCTGGAGGGATTTATAAAAAATAATCTTGAAAATTTTAAGAAAAGGGCCGGGATTAAAGAGCCTTTTGTTGTTTACGGCGTAGGTGGGACTATAACTTCTGTTGTTGCTATGGAAGAGAGGATGACTGTTTACGATACTGATAAGGTTCACGGTTATACAGTAACTTACAGTTTAATAAAAAAGTGGTATAAAAAGGTTGTCTCTATGAAAACTGAAGAGAGAAAAAATATAGTTGGTCTTGAGGCCGGAAGGGCGGATGTGATTGTGCCGGGACTTGCATTTTTTAAAGTGTTCTGTGAAGTATTTGATGTTGATAAGATTACAGTAAGTGAACTTGGATTACTATACGGATTAGCTTTAAAGGAGGCCAGAAGATGTCAAAAAGGATAG
- a CDS encoding RibD family protein, with amino-acid sequence MNRPYVMIVSEVTIDGKLTLDEGVSSKEIMKLMDDEANKYLHQVRAECDGIMVGATTVRIDNPSLTVRYVEGESPIRIIPASTGDLPLDANIFDVAKAPTIIAVSKKCSEDKIKAMKEKGADVIVAGENKVDFVELLEKLYEMGIKKLMVEGGSKVNWEMIKNDLVDEIRLIHLPVVVGGDNVPSLVSGEGFKKLELVKRYDIKAVFKCGNQVITEYVRKNSGS; translated from the coding sequence ATGAATAGACCTTACGTGATGATAGTTTCTGAAGTAACTATAGATGGGAAGCTTACTCTTGATGAGGGGGTTTCAAGTAAAGAGATAATGAAGCTTATGGATGATGAAGCCAATAAATACCTTCACCAGGTAAGAGCCGAGTGTGATGGGATAATGGTTGGAGCTACGACAGTGAGAATTGACAATCCCAGCCTTACCGTAAGGTATGTGGAAGGTGAAAGTCCGATAAGAATCATACCTGCTTCAACAGGAGATCTCCCTCTTGATGCAAACATTTTTGATGTTGCAAAAGCTCCTACAATTATTGCTGTAAGCAAAAAATGTTCTGAAGATAAGATTAAAGCTATGAAAGAGAAGGGAGCTGATGTAATTGTTGCTGGTGAAAATAAAGTTGATTTTGTTGAGCTTTTAGAAAAGCTTTATGAAATGGGCATTAAAAAGCTTATGGTTGAAGGTGGCTCAAAGGTAAACTGGGAGATGATTAAAAATGACCTTGTTGATGAGATAAGGCTTATCCATCTTCCTGTTGTGGTTGGCGGTGATAATGTTCCTTCTCTTGTTTCAGGTGAGGGTTTTAAAAAGCTTGAGCTTGTTAAAAGGTATGATATTAAGGCTGTTTTTAAGTGTGGAAATCAGGTTATTACAGAGTATGTAAGGAAAAATTCGGGGAGTTAA
- the lpxC gene encoding UDP-3-O-acyl-N-acetylglucosamine deacetylase — protein MQIYQQTVAREITFSGIGLHTGEKVNVRITPAPPDTGIVFIRNDIESLPEIKVSPENTTNLFYATNLEKDGIYIKTVEHLLAALSAFGIDNLYIFIDNEEVPILDGSAAPYIYLFESAGIKKQNRKRKYLKLKEIVEVKEEDKYLTAIPSNYLSVKNTISFNHTYRKVQYQTISYTHSLNNFVKLLAKARTFCFVEEVEWLKSKGLAKGGSLDNAIVIDKYNILNPTGLRMENEFVAHKTLDLIGDLYVLGFPLLAEIEGYKTGHALNAKLVKEIYARKCYELVELDDKSGTKEQEKIPGTFQIENL, from the coding sequence ATGCAGATTTATCAACAGACAGTAGCAAGAGAGATAACGTTTAGCGGAATCGGACTTCACACAGGAGAAAAAGTAAACGTAAGAATAACTCCTGCACCGCCAGATACAGGAATAGTTTTTATAAGAAACGATATAGAATCCCTTCCTGAAATAAAAGTTTCTCCAGAAAACACCACAAACCTTTTCTATGCAACCAATCTTGAAAAGGACGGTATTTACATAAAAACTGTGGAGCACCTCCTGGCCGCTCTTTCAGCATTTGGCATCGATAACCTTTACATTTTTATAGATAACGAAGAAGTGCCTATACTTGACGGCAGTGCAGCACCCTACATCTATCTTTTTGAAAGTGCAGGAATAAAGAAACAAAACAGAAAAAGAAAGTATCTGAAACTGAAAGAAATCGTAGAGGTAAAAGAGGAAGATAAATACCTTACTGCCATCCCATCAAACTATCTTTCAGTAAAAAATACAATCTCCTTTAACCACACATACAGGAAAGTTCAATATCAAACAATTAGTTATACTCACTCTCTAAATAACTTTGTAAAACTTTTAGCAAAGGCAAGAACATTCTGTTTTGTTGAAGAGGTAGAATGGCTAAAATCAAAAGGACTGGCAAAGGGCGGCAGTCTTGATAATGCTATCGTGATAGACAAATACAACATCTTAAATCCTACAGGTCTTAGAATGGAAAACGAGTTTGTAGCTCACAAAACTCTTGACCTTATAGGCGACCTTTACGTGCTCGGATTTCCCCTTCTTGCTGAGATTGAAGGATATAAAACAGGACATGCCCTTAACGCAAAGCTTGTAAAAGAGATATACGCAAGAAAATGTTACGAACTTGTAGAGCTTGATGACAAATCCGGCACAAAAGAGCAGGAAAAAATACCAGGAACTTTTCAAATAGAAAATCTATAG
- a CDS encoding ABC transporter permease yields the protein MFKYIVKRFLHFIPLILGMTFVSFLIIKLAPGDFLTSLRMNPSISEETIKALEKSYGLNEPLIKQYFLWLWNALHFNLGYSFSYHRPVLSLIGERVGNTLSLTVTAFIVSWLVAVPLGIVAAYYRNRFVDRIITSFSLIGLSIPSFFLAFILMFLAAKTGWFPIGGVVSQNYESLSVLGKIVDRLKHMFIPLTAMVVGGISGLVRLIRGTVIEELEKEYVKLAVAKGLPVRVILFKHVLRNALNPFITLIGFDIAGLLSGAALIEIITAWPGMGRLMFDAVMAQDFFVVMGALYIGGIMLIIGNLMADILLALNDPRIREKEIEGRL from the coding sequence ATGTTTAAGTATATCGTAAAGAGGTTTCTTCATTTTATTCCCCTTATACTTGGTATGACTTTTGTATCGTTTTTAATAATAAAACTTGCTCCGGGAGATTTTCTAACATCTCTCAGGATGAATCCTTCAATTTCCGAAGAAACTATAAAAGCTCTTGAGAAAAGCTATGGCTTAAACGAGCCTCTGATAAAACAGTACTTTTTGTGGTTGTGGAATGCTCTCCACTTTAATCTTGGTTACTCTTTTTCCTATCACAGACCTGTTCTTTCACTGATAGGTGAAAGGGTGGGGAACACTCTTTCTCTTACTGTCACAGCTTTTATCGTTTCATGGCTTGTGGCTGTGCCTCTGGGAATAGTTGCAGCTTACTATAGAAACAGGTTTGTGGATAGAATTATTACATCTTTCTCTCTTATAGGACTTTCAATTCCGTCATTCTTTCTTGCTTTTATTTTGATGTTTCTTGCAGCAAAGACAGGATGGTTTCCTATAGGCGGAGTAGTATCTCAAAATTATGAATCTCTTTCTGTTCTGGGAAAAATAGTTGACAGGTTAAAGCACATGTTTATTCCGTTAACTGCTATGGTTGTTGGCGGGATATCGGGACTTGTCAGGCTCATCAGGGGAACTGTAATTGAAGAGCTTGAAAAGGAGTATGTTAAGCTTGCTGTTGCCAAAGGGTTGCCCGTAAGAGTGATTTTATTTAAACATGTTTTAAGAAATGCTTTAAATCCTTTTATAACTCTTATAGGGTTTGATATAGCCGGACTGCTATCAGGAGCTGCTCTTATTGAGATTATAACTGCCTGGCCGGGAATGGGGCGGCTTATGTTTGATGCTGTTATGGCTCAGGACTTTTTTGTTGTAATGGGTGCTCTTTATATAGGCGGGATAATGCTTATAATCGGTAACCTTATGGCTGATATTCTTCTTGCCCTTAATGATCCGAGAATAAGGGAAAAAGAGATAGAGGGAAGGTTGTGA
- a CDS encoding biotin--[acetyl-CoA-carboxylase] ligase, protein MNIKIINLETVDSTNEFLKRENFSPVTVVTAKNQTNGKGRRGKKWISPKNRGLYISFLFRKPDNFENLQLLSLSTAVGVAKVLNRLRSGFTIKWPNDILINGRKICGILPEATRDKIIIGIGINLYHTAEELAGADIPATSLSIEKIKADRKVITEMVTDNVISYYQKTVSGEFNIAEFENLSLIQKGDEITIKTEKEKFTAKVLGFDREGFLIAEKDGEIKRLFAGEVSVRF, encoded by the coding sequence ATGAACATAAAGATTATAAACCTTGAAACTGTAGATTCCACCAACGAATTTCTGAAAAGGGAAAACTTTTCTCCAGTTACCGTTGTAACTGCAAAAAACCAGACAAATGGAAAAGGAAGAAGAGGAAAAAAGTGGATATCCCCCAAAAATAGAGGGCTTTATATATCGTTTCTCTTCAGAAAACCTGACAATTTTGAAAACCTACAGTTACTCAGTCTGTCAACTGCGGTAGGCGTTGCAAAGGTCTTAAACAGATTAAGAAGTGGCTTCACTATAAAATGGCCAAACGACATCCTTATAAACGGCAGGAAAATCTGCGGTATCCTGCCAGAAGCAACAAGAGATAAGATAATCATCGGTATAGGAATAAATCTTTACCACACAGCAGAAGAGCTTGCAGGAGCTGATATACCTGCAACATCCCTTTCAATTGAAAAAATTAAGGCTGACAGAAAAGTTATAACAGAAATGGTTACAGATAACGTAATAAGCTATTATCAAAAAACTGTTTCAGGAGAGTTTAATATTGCAGAGTTTGAAAACCTATCCTTGATACAGAAAGGAGATGAAATCACGATTAAAACGGAAAAAGAAAAGTTCACAGCAAAAGTCCTCGGATTTGACAGAGAAGGTTTTTTGATAGCTGAAAAAGATGGAGAAATCAAAAGGTTATTTGCAGGAGAGGTGAGTGTCAGATTTTAA
- a CDS encoding riboflavin synthase, with translation MFTGIVEETGKIKQILRQGKNSSLTVKCKKVIEETKKGDSIAVNGICLTVTEIERDSLSFDVSFETIEKSGFRYLRAGDIVNLERALKLSDRLGGHILQGHVDTITKITSIKRVGDSFLFSFKTPSKFGHLIVEKGSIGIDGISLTIASISESSFSVAVIPTTFEETNLKFKKPGDVVNIEFDIIGKYVEKMLKQMPK, from the coding sequence ATGTTTACAGGAATTGTTGAGGAAACTGGAAAAATTAAGCAGATTTTAAGGCAGGGAAAAAACTCAAGCCTGACAGTTAAATGTAAAAAAGTGATAGAAGAAACCAAAAAGGGAGACAGTATAGCCGTTAACGGAATATGTCTTACAGTAACAGAAATAGAAAGAGACTCCTTAAGTTTTGATGTTTCTTTTGAAACAATAGAAAAGAGCGGTTTCAGATACTTGAGAGCAGGAGATATTGTTAACCTTGAAAGAGCATTAAAGCTGTCTGACAGATTGGGCGGACATATTCTTCAGGGACATGTTGATACAATTACAAAAATAACATCAATCAAAAGAGTAGGTGATAGTTTCCTTTTCTCCTTTAAAACACCTTCAAAATTTGGTCACTTAATAGTTGAAAAAGGCTCTATCGGCATTGATGGAATAAGCTTAACCATAGCTTCAATAAGTGAAAGTAGCTTTTCCGTTGCTGTTATTCCAACAACATTTGAAGAAACAAACCTTAAATTCAAAAAACCGGGAGACGTTGTAAATATTGAATTTGACATAATAGGCAAGTATGTGGAAAAAATGTTAAAACAGATGCCGAAATAG
- a CDS encoding KaiC domain-containing protein, giving the protein MGDFREREPQVMKENVYLLKDAMEKAPRLRGVPTGVKGLDELFFKVEWENGKPVRKPLGGIPEYAVINLTGMPDTGKSLIAEQFTVKQASLGQKVCFITVESPASFVAASLRERATAMGIEFEKIENNIILIDAASNSRLRDDVPTMLDTLAYVYRTYKAHRTVIDSITGLFEAKEMLARSIVRAFFNFMKKWYQTAIFVSQKRSGHEGLSAEAAGGYAVGHIVDSTMVLSKEVILSESRARSYKVDFGDIVRLFRIDGCRMCGHDTKVHLMNITELGLVEIGPPLVEVLKRKG; this is encoded by the coding sequence ATGGGGGATTTTAGAGAGAGAGAACCTCAGGTTATGAAAGAGAATGTTTACTTATTAAAAGATGCGATGGAGAAAGCTCCCCGGCTAAGAGGTGTTCCTACAGGTGTTAAGGGACTTGATGAGCTGTTTTTTAAAGTTGAGTGGGAAAACGGAAAACCTGTAAGGAAACCACTTGGTGGAATTCCTGAATATGCGGTTATCAATTTAACCGGGATGCCAGATACTGGAAAGAGTTTAATTGCCGAACAGTTTACGGTAAAGCAGGCTTCCCTTGGACAGAAAGTTTGTTTTATAACTGTTGAAAGTCCTGCCTCTTTTGTGGCAGCTTCTTTAAGAGAGAGAGCCACGGCTATGGGAATAGAGTTTGAAAAGATAGAGAACAATATCATTTTGATAGATGCGGCAAGCAACTCCCGTTTAAGGGACGATGTTCCTACTATGCTTGATACACTTGCTTACGTTTATAGAACCTATAAAGCTCATAGAACGGTTATCGATTCTATTACGGGACTTTTTGAGGCTAAAGAGATGCTGGCAAGGTCAATAGTAAGAGCCTTTTTTAACTTTATGAAAAAGTGGTATCAGACTGCTATATTTGTTTCTCAGAAAAGGAGCGGTCATGAAGGGCTTTCTGCAGAAGCTGCCGGTGGTTATGCTGTAGGTCATATTGTTGATTCAACGATGGTTCTTTCTAAAGAGGTGATACTTTCAGAATCAAGGGCAAGAAGCTACAAGGTTGATTTTGGTGATATTGTTAGACTGTTCAGGATTGATGGATGTAGAATGTGCGGGCACGATACAAAAGTTCATCTTATGAATATAACCGAGCTTGGACTTGTTGAGATAGGGCCGCCGCTTGTTGAAGTGTTAAAAAGGAAGGGGTGA
- a CDS encoding UDP-glucose dehydrogenase family protein: protein MSKRIAVVGTGYVGLVSGACFAYLGHKVIGLDIDPEKIERLKKGEVPIYEPGLDKILRQAIDNKNIEFTTDYGYAVKNSDFIFIAVGTPSRDDGSADLSYVESAYRSIVEEMEEGDFKIIVNKSTVPVGTGRWAKEFISSLLREKGFKEPEKMFEVVSNPEFLREGKAVEDFMNPDRVVVGADNRDYAGMVASLYEKLQPAMIITDLPTAEMIKYASNSFLATKISFINEIANICERAGADVSVVARGMGLDHRISPHFLNAGCGFGGSCFPKDVKALVYTAKQYNVEPELLTATLDVNEKQKVKPVEKLEKYFDALNGKTVALWGLAFKPDTDDMREAPSISIVRKLLEKGATVKAYDPVAMENAKKVFKGEIEKYPEKLIFCDDKYDTLEGSDALILVTEWSEFKDVDFDRFRNKVIIDGRNLWEPSIVRQYAKAYEGIGKP, encoded by the coding sequence ATGTCAAAAAGGATAGCTGTTGTAGGGACAGGTTACGTTGGACTTGTATCTGGAGCGTGCTTTGCGTATTTAGGGCATAAGGTTATAGGACTTGATATTGACCCTGAAAAGATAGAAAGGCTGAAAAAAGGGGAGGTGCCCATATATGAACCTGGACTTGATAAGATTTTAAGGCAGGCAATAGACAACAAAAACATAGAGTTTACAACAGATTACGGGTATGCTGTAAAAAACTCCGATTTTATCTTTATCGCTGTGGGAACACCTTCAAGAGATGACGGTTCTGCTGACCTTTCATACGTTGAGAGTGCTTATAGAAGTATAGTTGAAGAGATGGAAGAGGGAGATTTTAAAATCATAGTTAATAAATCAACCGTTCCTGTCGGTACAGGAAGATGGGCAAAAGAGTTTATCTCTTCTCTTTTAAGAGAGAAAGGATTTAAAGAGCCTGAAAAGATGTTTGAAGTTGTTTCAAATCCTGAGTTTTTAAGGGAAGGTAAAGCTGTTGAAGACTTTATGAATCCCGATAGAGTTGTTGTGGGAGCTGATAACAGAGATTATGCGGGAATGGTTGCTTCCCTTTATGAGAAACTTCAACCTGCAATGATAATAACAGACCTTCCGACGGCTGAAATGATTAAATACGCTTCAAACTCCTTCCTTGCCACAAAAATCTCGTTTATAAATGAGATTGCCAACATTTGTGAGAGAGCGGGAGCAGATGTTTCCGTTGTTGCAAGGGGGATGGGACTTGACCACAGAATAAGTCCTCACTTTTTAAATGCAGGGTGTGGTTTCGGCGGAAGCTGTTTCCCTAAAGATGTAAAGGCACTTGTTTACACTGCGAAGCAGTATAATGTTGAACCTGAACTTTTAACAGCAACGCTTGATGTGAATGAGAAACAGAAAGTAAAGCCTGTAGAGAAACTTGAAAAATATTTTGATGCTCTCAATGGAAAAACTGTAGCTTTATGGGGGCTTGCATTTAAACCTGATACTGATGATATGAGAGAAGCTCCTTCAATATCAATTGTTAGAAAGCTTCTTGAAAAAGGAGCAACGGTAAAGGCTTATGATCCTGTTGCTATGGAGAATGCTAAAAAGGTGTTTAAAGGTGAGATAGAAAAGTATCCTGAAAAGCTTATTTTCTGTGATGATAAATATGATACCCTTGAAGGAAGCGATGCATTAATCCTTGTGACGGAGTGGTCAGAGTTTAAAGATGTTGATTTTGATAGGTTCAGGAATAAAGTTATAATTGATGGAAGGAATCTCTGGGAGCCTTCTATAGTTAGGCAGTATGCAAAAGCTTATGAAGGCATTGGGAAACCTTAA
- a CDS encoding Fe-S-containing hydro-lyase yields the protein MEPIKIQAPITDEKIIENLKAGDFVLISGTIYTARDAAHKRIVEAVERGEKPPIEIEGQIIYYAGPAPAKPGMPIGSVGPTTSYRMDPYAPKLLEIGLKGMIGKGKRNQEVKDAIKKFKGIYFGAIGGAAAYLARCIKSAEIVAYEDLGPEAIRRLVVEDFPAFVVNDIYGNDLYEMGRKQYQELFEF from the coding sequence ATGGAACCTATAAAAATCCAAGCGCCTATAACAGACGAAAAAATAATAGAAAATCTTAAAGCCGGTGATTTTGTCCTTATTTCTGGAACAATCTACACAGCAAGAGATGCCGCTCACAAAAGAATTGTTGAAGCAGTTGAAAGAGGAGAAAAACCTCCTATAGAAATAGAAGGACAGATTATCTATTACGCAGGTCCTGCACCTGCAAAGCCGGGAATGCCCATAGGCTCAGTTGGCCCCACCACAAGCTACAGAATGGACCCCTACGCTCCAAAGCTTCTTGAAATAGGGCTTAAAGGGATGATAGGTAAAGGTAAAAGAAATCAGGAAGTAAAGGATGCAATAAAAAAATTTAAAGGAATCTATTTTGGAGCAATAGGAGGAGCAGCTGCATATCTGGCAAGATGTATAAAATCGGCCGAAATTGTTGCCTACGAAGATTTAGGCCCTGAAGCGATAAGAAGACTTGTTGTTGAAGACTTTCCTGCTTTTGTGGTAAACGATATTTACGGCAACGACCTTTATGAGATGGGAAGAAAACAGTATCAGGAGCTTTTTGAATTTTAA